CGCCAATGGCTTAGGCTGATTGGTCTGGTATAAGAACAACCGGCGACCTAACGGATAATCCTCCGTCTTGACGGTGAAACGTGTGGGAGCCAGCGCACTAACGCCCTCGCCCATACTCACTTTCAATGCCTTAGAAGTACCAATGTAATTCAGCCCGATGAAGCCAATCCCGTTCAAGTCACTCGCCACGTTGGAAGCCAATTCTTTGCTGTCTTCAAAACACATCAGATTAGCCTGTTTGTCGCACTCCAGCTTTTGCCCGGACAGCACCAAATGTTTAAACGTGTCGTAAGTGCCGGATTGCTCGTCACGCGAATACAGCTTGATTGCGCCGGAATTACCACCGAGTTGCGCCCAATCAGTCACTTCACCCAAGAAGATTTTCCTGATCTTTTCCACGCTCAATTTGTCGATGCTGTTGCTGGGGTTGACAATGACCGCCAAACCATCCAAGGCAATGACGTGTTCTTGCGCTCGTGAACCGGGATCACCCTTATTCTGCGCTTGAAACTTTTCTGCCATTTCCTTTTTAACCGGGCTGGATGACATACCAACGTCCGCATGACCACCCAGTAAGCCGACCTGCTTGTTTTTATCGGTTTCGTCAAAGGCGGTACTCGAACCGTGCGCCTTAATTTCAACAGCATCCACTTCCGCTGAAGCTGGCTTTTTACCTTTGATTAACACTTCTAAGTCGGCTAACGGCACTTTTTCAATAGCCGTATAGCCTTTTTCCTGCATGAAAGCTTCCACCAAAGCAGGCGCGAGTGTCGCCCCAATCGTATTAGAACCGTGGATGCGCAACACGATATTGGGGCTGGGTTCTTTAGGTTCTGCTGGCGGCGTAACCGGGGGAGGTGTTACAGGTGGCGGCGCTGGCGTTGGATTAACCACCGGCTGCACCGGCGAGCTTGACGCGATGGGTGCAGCGGGCGCTTGCAGGTACTTCCAACCCGCGAAACCACCGCCCGCCAGCAAGAGCAACAAGGGCAGCAACCACAATGCCCACTTGGGAAAACCAGTTCCCCCGTCACTCCCGGATGCTGCACCTGCGCTCGTCGCAACACGCAACGGTTTGCCGCATTCCGTACACACAAAATTATCTTCCGTTGAATCAATAACTTTGTGGCTGTCCGCTAATGAACATTCGCCGTAATTTGCACAACGGCCATATTTCCTTGCCATGCTTCACCCCGCTTAAAAAATGGAATTGACCCGTTCAATGGCTGTCTGGGTAGATGCCCTGAATTCATGGTAAATCGGGTCGTGAATATTACCGTCGCGGTTATCGCGCACCGCCAGAATTTGTTGCTGGATGGACTGCACCAAGACTTGCCGTGTGCTGGCTATGCGGTACTTTTCTTTGCTGAGTTCTGTTTCAACCGCATCTTGCAACACTTCCAACTGTGCTTCAGTGGTGGCACGCTGTAATTCCTGAATTTTGCCAACATCCAGTGCCGCCACCTGTTTAGGGCTTTCCAGCAGTGCTACCAACTCATCCCGATAGACATGCTCTTGTGGAATGCCGTACTCATCCAACACTTCCAGAATGCGCTCCCACTGCCCGGACTGGCGGTTTTGGTCACGCCGTAACAGCCCCAAGGCCACCGCGAGTTGCAGCACTGGCAAGATTTGCTTGCCCGGCTGCCCCGGTGGGGGACGCAACAAGGAAGGCAGTTCAGGCTTATGGTCTTCAACATGCACTTCCAGCAACGCCCTTTCCCGCATCCCTTGCGCCAGCCGAAAATCGTATTTTTCCTTCAAGTCATGTACCGGCTGCAAAAAGCGTAACGGATACGCATATTTGAAACTGATCAGCGTAATCTCGTTGCCTCTGAGATTGGTATCAATCACATGCGGGATAACCCCATCGCCTTGTGCCTTGACGAACAATTCTGCCAGACGCTTGCGGAACTCAGCCTTGTCCGGGCACTCAGGCAATAGCACAGCCATCACCGCTTCTGCCCCGCGCCCACCACCAAATTCGTTGGTGTCATATTTCATGAACGTTTGCGCACTGCGCACCAAGTCCAATACGTATTGTTGCAGGCGTTTATCATCGGAAAACTGTTCCGCCATTTTCGCCACAATATTGACCCCCACCAAACGGCCTTGCTCCCCGGTTTGGTTGGTATGGGCAACCTCAGAATTGCGGCGGCTCACATCCTCCAGCACCCGCTTGAGTTCACCATTGCGGATACCGTGGGCAACCATTGCCGAGAAATAGCGTTCTTTTCCCTTGTTTTGGCGCTGATTTTCCGTAACGACCTGAAGGAAGCGCCGCCGTACTTCACCTGCCCAAGCTTTTTGGTCTTTCTCCTGCTCCAACAAGGTACGGACAAACTTGCGTACCTTGACTGGCTCGTAAAACTTGATCACGTTCTCCTGCAAGTCACTGTGTTGCTCATCCACTTGACACGTTTGTGCAATGCGGCTGTCGAAGAAACGCACGGCATCATCCAAACCGTTGCGAAATTCCGCCAAACCGGGCTTGAACTTGTCACGCAATTCCGCCAGCAAACGACCCAAGAACGTTTCAGCAAACCGCCAAGCCATTTGCAAGCTGCGTCGCTCGTACAGTTCACGCAGCAACTCTGCCTGCGCCTCAAAAATCTTCTCGCGTTTGCCAAACAAGGTGCGTGCGATCAAGCCGGTTTGACCCCACATGTCCCGATTGGCGGCAATTTTTTCATTGGTGATCGTCTCACCTTCTGCCAATTTTTCGCGGATAGCCGGAATGTTGCGCAAGCGGCTTTCCACGTCTTCCAGCAGGTCATCCAGCAACACCTCCAAATCCGTGGCGGACAAGCGGCCTTCTTCCCACTCCTGAAGCATCCAGTGTTCCAAGGTGTCACGGACTTCGGCGATATGCCGGTCAGGTTTGGTCAGATCATCCAGTTTGGTGTTGTAAAAAGTCTCGACCCCCAAACCCCGAAAAGTTTCGGCATAGCGCCGCTGAAATTCCTCCTGCAATACATCGAGCCGCACATCTTTGCTGCTTTCGTGCGGAAATTCCCAGGCGGCTTTTTTGAGGTGGACAACCACATCTTCCCAGTCCTGCTGGACGCTTTTCCATGCCCGTTTGGACTTGACCTCATCATCCAGTATCCCCGCCTCCAGCTTGACTTGCGGGGTACTGATTTTCCACAACTGGCGGTTATCTTCTTTCTGGACAAATTCCTTGAAACTGATTTTGCGCGGCTCCGCCAAATACTCTGCTCCAATGTGCTCAGGCCAGTGGTTGTAGCGCATCTGTAACGCCGCTTGGCGGGAAAACTGGGCAGAAAAATGTTCACGGATTTCCTCTTCAGGAATCACCACTCGCTTCATGCCAAAACTCTGGAAGCGCACACTGCGCAACTTGACGTTGGGATTGCTCTTTTTAGCCTCATCCGGGGTAGCAAGATTTTCCAGCGAAATCGCGTCACGTAACGCCCGGTGCTTGTCCGGGATGGAACGGTCAATCAAGAAAATACGTTGGTAAACCAGTTGCGCGATCAGTTCAGGAATTTCCTGTACCGGCAATGCCCGATTCTGTTCATTGATGGTGGAAACCAGAAAACACCCTTGCAAGCGATCTTTCAGCAGGGTTTCACCGCCCCGCGCCGGATTCTCAAAGCGTAAGGTTTTGCCGGTCAGGTCAATGGGTGCAAACAAAGGGCCACCCTTGTTCGGCCCTTCTTTGCTGTCAGAAACCAGATAAGCGTTGAGTTCTTCCAAAGCCGCGTAGCCATTGGCGTAATAATTGCTGGCGACACCGTTTCGCGCCCAAGGCGAATTGGGTTCTGGCAACAGCAAGTACAAATAAATCGGGTATTGTTGTGGGTCACGGTACAACGCCCGCAGTTGGGCGATGACGTGCAGGAATGAGCCGCTGCCTGTCCCGCCCGCCAAACCCGCAAACACATGAAAACTGACTTGGGCTTTATTGCTTTTTTCTTCCAACCCTTTGGTCATGCGGGTGACGTGTTCGACAAACCCGGCAGAACGTGGCTCGAACAACGCAACACCCAAGCGGCGCATTTGCCCACCGGCGGTTTCACTGATGTTCATGGAACTGAAAATATCGCCCCAGTAAGCGGGATTGCCAATGTAACGGTGAGTAACGGGATTGTGTTCAGGGTCTTGCAGGCGTTGCGCCAAATTATTGCTGGTAATGGAAAAGCGGCTTTCTTCGTCAAGGCTGATGTCTGCACCAATATCGCCTTGGGTACGCCAGGATTCACTACCGGCAAGATCGGCACGACTGGAGTCAACGTAAAGGCTTTTGATGTGTACCCCGGTTTCCTCAGCAGGCCTGAGGGAGCGGAATTCTTCATAAATCGTTTTACGGAAAGCTTTGAGAACTTTGCCGCCTGTTCCCCCTAAGCCGATGAGTAGGTAGTTACTCATGGTATTCTCCTGTTCTCGTGAATTATGCTCAATATATTATTTTTGTAATGTTACATACTCATGGCATCCCCACAAGATTATACGGAAAATTTTACCACTTGCTTACTGCCCTAAGCGTTCCATCACCAGCGCCATATTATCCAGCGCATACCAAGGTCGAACCTCGAATACTTTACGACTGGTTGGGAAATGATCACGCAATTCTGACATTGCTTCAAAATAATCCCACTTCAAGGTGTAACTGTCCGCACGGTTCATGCCCGACACCTCGGTTTCTGTGAAGGACAGGTGTTGATCCGCCAACCCGTTATTCGCGTGCAAATGAAAGTGAATGTGGAAACCTTTGTCGCTGAGTTCGCGCAGCCACAACACCCACTGCGGCAACTTTTCCTGTGACCAGATTTTGGCGTGACCAATGTCAAAACAATGGTGGATATGCACCAGCTCTAACCGCTCGACCAACTCGAAAAACCAGCGGTAAAATTCCAGATTATGGTAGGTATTTTCAATGTAAATGGGGTGCTGGTATTCAGCGCATACCGCTTCCAAAACCTGTAATTGACGGGTTAAATGCTCTGCTAACGCTTTGCGATGTGCCGGACGCTGGCTGGTGGGCGTATTGTGCAGGTGCGTAATCGAATAACTGGAGCCGATTTCCTGCGCCAAAGTAAGTTGCTGATGCAGTTGCTCTTCCATGCCCGCAATCGTGAACAAGCTGAGGCGCTGATGATCCAGATGCGTATTGACCGGAATTCGGCTGGGCGCTTCCTGCAAACTGCTGCGGATAAAATCCCATGCCGCTTGATTGCCAAAATACAGGCCAATTTCCAAGGGGCGTTGCTGGCTAAGTGCAGCATTCACCACCGGCACGATTTCTTCGCGGTTTTTCTCGACGACTTTATAGCCAAAGGTTTGCACAGCACTACTCCCGTTCCAATGTCGACGCGGATTCTACCTGCTTTGTGTTGCAGCGGTATGAATCCCCAACGGCTTGACTGTCATATTTCTGTCAAGCCTTAATCATCCTCTGTACACAAGGCTCTGCTAGGCTAAATGCGCTAACCCGTTTGCCAAGGAGGCTTACTATGCACACTGAACTGATGCGTTTTCATTTGAGTACCACGCTACTCGCTCTCGTTACCGCCCTGCCACTCGCTCACGCCACTGACCTGAACCCTGCTGACAATATTCAAGTCGGCCCGCGCCCTTATTATCTGGTTGAGGATATGGATGCCGGTCAACTGAAAGAGGAATTGCAACATTGTGGCAATCAACCGTTCCGCAAAACCGATTTTTCCATCGGTCATCGCGGCGCGGCGCTGCAATTTCCTGAACACACCAAGGAATCTTACCAAGCCGCTGCCCGCATGGGTGCTGGCATTATCGAATGCGACGTCACCTTCACCAAGGATAAGGAACTGGTGTGCCGCCATTCCCAGTGCGACCTGCATACCACCACCAATATTGTTGCCACCCCGTTGGCGAACAAATGTTCTAAACCCTTCACCCCAGCACAACTCGATGCCAGTGGCAAAGTGGTGAAACCTGCGTCAGCCGAATGCTGCACCAGCGACATTACCTTGGCGGAATTCAAGACGTTGAAAGGCAAAATGGATGCCTCCAACCCCAACGCGACTACCGCTGCGGATTACCTCAAAGGCACCGCCAATTTCCGCACCGACCTGTATACCGCCCCTGGCACGCTAATGACGCATCAGGAAAGTATTGCCTTATTCCAGAAAATGGGGACAAAAATGACGCCAGAACTCAAGTCTGCCAGCGTCAAAATGCCGTTTGATGGCTTCACCCAGCAACAATACGCCCAGAAAATGATCGACGAATACAAAGCTGCTGGTGTACCCGCTTGCGACGTATTTCCGCAATCGTTTGAACTGGATGACATCCTGTACTGGGTCAAACACGAATCAGAATTCGGTGAACAAGCCGTGTATCTGGATGATGAGGTATACAAAAACGACCCCGATGAAAACCTCGTTCCGGCTGACTACCAGAAGCAGATTGCCGCCATGCCATCCCTCAAAGCACAAGGCGTAAACTACCTTGCGCCCCCGATGTTCACGCTGGTGGAACTGGATGCCAACAACGACATCGTGCCATCGGCTTATGCCAAAGCTGCACAAGCGGCTGGCATCAACCTGATCGCGTGGACGTTGGAACGTTCTTACCCGATGACCACGGGCGGTGGCTGGTACTACCAAACCGTCAACAAAGGCATCAACAACGATGGCGACACCCTGAAAATGCTCGATGTACTGGCACAAGATGTCGGCATCAAAGGCATTTTCTCTGACTGGCCTGCCACTGTTACTTACTACGCCAACTGCAAAGGCTTGTAAGCCCGCTCGCAACACCCGGACGCATAAGGATGTGTGTTCGGGATCATCACTGTTGGTGAATTCATTTATGCTAAACTTACCTCATCCAGCTACCTGACAGGCGAGCGCCATGCAAGATAAATTCATTAACCTTTTCACTGACTTCGGTTTCAAAAAGCTGTTTGGTGAAGAGCCGAACAAAGACCTGCTGATCAGCTTCTTAAATACGCTATTGCCTGAAAAACACCATATCCAAGACCTGCAATTCACCAAAAATGAATACCAAGGCGCTAACGCCCTCGACCGCAAGGCAATTTTTGACCTGAGCTGCACCAGCAGCACGGGCGAGCGCTTTATTGTGGAACTGCAAAAAGCCAAGCAGAATTATTTCAAAGATCGCAGCCTTTATTACGCCACCTTCCCAATTCAAGAACAGGCGCAACGCGGTGATTGGGATTACAAGCTCACAGCAGTTTACACGGTCGGCATCCTCGACTTTGTGTTTGACGAAGACCGGCGCGAAGATGACCACGAGGTCGTCCACTTCATCCAACTGAAAAACCAGAATGGGCACGTATTTTACGACAAACTGACGTTCATCTACCTGACCCTGCCGCATTTCCAAAAAACACGCGGGGAACTCCGCACCCTGCAAGACAAATGGTTTTACATTTTCAGACACTTGCATGAGTTGCAGGAAATCCCGCCAGAATTGCAGGAAGCCATTTTCCTGAAATTGTTCGCGGTTGCCAACATTGCTCAATTCAGCCCCATTGAACGGCAAGTGTACGAAGACAGCCTTAAGTATTACCGTGATTTGAAAAATGTGACGGATACGGCTCGCGACGAAGGTTGGCAGGAAGGCAAGGCAGAAGGTATGGCTGAAAAGGCACGGGAGGTGGCCTGTCATCTGCTGCGGCTTGATATGATTTCTGATGCAGAGATTGCCAGCATGACGGGGCTGACGGTTGATACGATTCAACAACTTCGGTTACAGATAGCGGCAGATACACCTGATGTGCAGGGCGGATAACGAAAAAATCATCCCCTTTTCACCGCATTGACACATTCCCACCTCTATCATGGTCGTCATTTGAAACCAGCCGGAGAGTGCCATGCCCCCTATTGATCGCCGTAATTTTATTCGCCACGCCATTTTTGGTTCAAGTGCGCTTGCCAGTGGCTTACTCACGGGTTGCAATAATGATGACAATGACAGCGCAACCACCGCTACGGCTGCCAGCTTTACGCACGGCATTGCCAGCGGTGATCCCTTAGCGGATCGGGTGATCTTGTGGACGCGGGTATTACCCAGTGCCAACGCCACCAGCACCAGCGTCACGTGGGAAGTTGCCAGCGATGCCGCCTTCGCCAATGTCGTCAGCAAAGGTGAAACCAAAACCGACGCTGCCCGTGATTACACTGTTAAAGTCGATGCCACGGGCTTGACTGCTGGCAACACGTATTACTACCGTTTCAAAGCTGACGGCAGCACCTCGCCCGTCGGCAAAACCCGTACCTTGCCGCAAGCCTCGCCGGATGAAGTGAAGCTCGCGGTGTTTTCATGCGCCAATTACCCAGCGGGTTATTTCCACGTTTATGCCGAAGCTGCCAAGCGCGAGGATTTATTCGCCGCCATTCACTTGGGTGACTACATCTACGAATACCCGGCGGGGGCTGATCAGTATGCGTCGGCGGATGCCGCAAAATTGGGGCGTGTTTCCCTGCCCGCCAATGAATTGGTGAAAATCGACGATTACCGCCAGCGTTACGCGCAATACCGCAGCGATAAGGATTTGCAAGCGGTTCACGCCAAACTGCCGTTCATCTGCATCTGGGATGACCACGAAATTGCCAACGATACGTGGAAAGATGGCGCAGAAAATCACACGACTGCGACCGAAGGCGATTTCGCCCTACGCCGCGCCGCTGCCCTGAAAGCCTGGCAGGAATGGTTGCCGGTACGCGAACAAGATGCCAGCAACCCACTGCGGGCTTACCGCTCGTTCGACTTCGGTACATTGCTGAGTTTGCACATGCTCGACACCCGTGCCGGTGGACGCGACAAGCAACTCGATTACGCCACGTACATTGACCCAACCACGGGCGCATTCAATGCCACGACTTTTGCCGCTGATATGGCAGACCCGACCCGCCAATTGCTGGGTGCGGAACAAATGACGTGGTTGCAAAGCCAATTGGCAGCATCCGGCGCAACATGGCAAGTATTGGGGCAACAAATCTTGATGGGTAAAATGTACCTGCCCTCGCCGTTGCTGACCCCAACCCCGCAAAAGCCTACCGTCAGCTTTGCCCAGTATGGGGTACTTGCCGTCGCGTTTATCACCTACCAAACCTTGGTTGCCAGACTGACAGCGGCAGGCACACCTGTTACCCCAGAAAACCTGCTGGCAGCGGGCATGACAACAGCACAACTTACCATCGTCAATGACCCAGTGAATCAAGCCATCATCGCCGCCCCCAGCATTCCTTACAATCTGGATGCGTGGGATGGCTACGCTGTAGCCCGCGAAACGGTGTTCGGTACGGCACGGGCGTTGGACAAAAACGTGGTGGTGTTGAGCGGTGATACCCACAATGCATGGGCGAGCGATTTGCAAGACGTGAGTGGCAATGCCATCGGGGTGGAATTTGCGACACCATCCGTCTCCTCACCCGGTTTGGAAGAATACATTCCCGACACCAAACCAGCGGAACTGGCGGCTGGCGTACAGCAACTAATCCCCACGCTGGCTTACGCGGATACTGCACAACGCGGTTACATGGTGCTCAGCGTGAATGCGACCGAAGCCAAAGCGGACTGGTACTTTGTTTCCAGCGTCAAAACCAGCACTTACACCACCAAGTTGGAAAAAAGCCTGAAAACCACGGTAGCCGGTGCTGGCAAGCGCAAGCTGGTACGCAGTTAATTTGAACTTACGAGTGTTACATGCCAAATCGTGATTACCACCCTTACCTCGTCTTATGGAATGGGTTAATGGATGCGGTTGTCCAGAAATTGTCTGGCACCTTGCTCATTGCGACCCACGACAATGCGTCTTGCCGCTTCGCTCTTGAACAAGGGCGCTTAACGCATTGCACCTTCAGCCGCTTGCATGGGGAAGATGCCTTGATCGCCTTCACGACGATTCAGGGCGGG
The DNA window shown above is from Candidatus Thiothrix sulfatifontis and carries:
- a CDS encoding phosphate ABC transporter substrate-binding/OmpA family protein — its product is MARKYGRCANYGECSLADSHKVIDSTEDNFVCTECGKPLRVATSAGAASGSDGGTGFPKWALWLLPLLLLLAGGGFAGWKYLQAPAAPIASSSPVQPVVNPTPAPPPVTPPPVTPPAEPKEPSPNIVLRIHGSNTIGATLAPALVEAFMQEKGYTAIEKVPLADLEVLIKGKKPASAEVDAVEIKAHGSSTAFDETDKNKQVGLLGGHADVGMSSSPVKKEMAEKFQAQNKGDPGSRAQEHVIALDGLAVIVNPSNSIDKLSVEKIRKIFLGEVTDWAQLGGNSGAIKLYSRDEQSGTYDTFKHLVLSGQKLECDKQANLMCFEDSKELASNVASDLNGIGFIGLNYIGTSKALKVSMGEGVSALAPTRFTVKTEDYPLGRRLFLYQTNQPKPLAAEFIQFTLSNAGQKVVNDTGLVEVAIADQEDPEAMSVVDADKQRLLDDANVPKAYKDLIRQADRKDTQLNFRFASGASELDNRAFRDVGRLSEKLGKPEFEGAKLILVGFADPKGDAAKNLELSKQRAAQVKDELMTEGIQIETVTGFGEEPSLLLDPREDEPESLAKNRRVEVWLQRPTPASP
- a CDS encoding tubulin-like doman-containing protein, with amino-acid sequence MSNYLLIGLGGTGGKVLKAFRKTIYEEFRSLRPAEETGVHIKSLYVDSSRADLAGSESWRTQGDIGADISLDEESRFSITSNNLAQRLQDPEHNPVTHRYIGNPAYWGDIFSSMNISETAGGQMRRLGVALFEPRSAGFVEHVTRMTKGLEEKSNKAQVSFHVFAGLAGGTGSGSFLHVIAQLRALYRDPQQYPIYLYLLLPEPNSPWARNGVASNYYANGYAALEELNAYLVSDSKEGPNKGGPLFAPIDLTGKTLRFENPARGGETLLKDRLQGCFLVSTINEQNRALPVQEIPELIAQLVYQRIFLIDRSIPDKHRALRDAISLENLATPDEAKKSNPNVKLRSVRFQSFGMKRVVIPEEEIREHFSAQFSRQAALQMRYNHWPEHIGAEYLAEPRKISFKEFVQKEDNRQLWKISTPQVKLEAGILDDEVKSKRAWKSVQQDWEDVVVHLKKAAWEFPHESSKDVRLDVLQEEFQRRYAETFRGLGVETFYNTKLDDLTKPDRHIAEVRDTLEHWMLQEWEEGRLSATDLEVLLDDLLEDVESRLRNIPAIREKLAEGETITNEKIAANRDMWGQTGLIARTLFGKREKIFEAQAELLRELYERRSLQMAWRFAETFLGRLLAELRDKFKPGLAEFRNGLDDAVRFFDSRIAQTCQVDEQHSDLQENVIKFYEPVKVRKFVRTLLEQEKDQKAWAGEVRRRFLQVVTENQRQNKGKERYFSAMVAHGIRNGELKRVLEDVSRRNSEVAHTNQTGEQGRLVGVNIVAKMAEQFSDDKRLQQYVLDLVRSAQTFMKYDTNEFGGGRGAEAVMAVLLPECPDKAEFRKRLAELFVKAQGDGVIPHVIDTNLRGNEITLISFKYAYPLRFLQPVHDLKEKYDFRLAQGMRERALLEVHVEDHKPELPSLLRPPPGQPGKQILPVLQLAVALGLLRRDQNRQSGQWERILEVLDEYGIPQEHVYRDELVALLESPKQVAALDVGKIQELQRATTEAQLEVLQDAVETELSKEKYRIASTRQVLVQSIQQQILAVRDNRDGNIHDPIYHEFRASTQTAIERVNSIF
- a CDS encoding glycerophosphodiester phosphodiesterase, with the protein product MHTELMRFHLSTTLLALVTALPLAHATDLNPADNIQVGPRPYYLVEDMDAGQLKEELQHCGNQPFRKTDFSIGHRGAALQFPEHTKESYQAAARMGAGIIECDVTFTKDKELVCRHSQCDLHTTTNIVATPLANKCSKPFTPAQLDASGKVVKPASAECCTSDITLAEFKTLKGKMDASNPNATTAADYLKGTANFRTDLYTAPGTLMTHQESIALFQKMGTKMTPELKSASVKMPFDGFTQQQYAQKMIDEYKAAGVPACDVFPQSFELDDILYWVKHESEFGEQAVYLDDEVYKNDPDENLVPADYQKQIAAMPSLKAQGVNYLAPPMFTLVELDANNDIVPSAYAKAAQAAGINLIAWTLERSYPMTTGGGWYYQTVNKGINNDGDTLKMLDVLAQDVGIKGIFSDWPATVTYYANCKGL
- a CDS encoding Rpn family recombination-promoting nuclease/putative transposase — its product is MQDKFINLFTDFGFKKLFGEEPNKDLLISFLNTLLPEKHHIQDLQFTKNEYQGANALDRKAIFDLSCTSSTGERFIVELQKAKQNYFKDRSLYYATFPIQEQAQRGDWDYKLTAVYTVGILDFVFDEDRREDDHEVVHFIQLKNQNGHVFYDKLTFIYLTLPHFQKTRGELRTLQDKWFYIFRHLHELQEIPPELQEAIFLKLFAVANIAQFSPIERQVYEDSLKYYRDLKNVTDTARDEGWQEGKAEGMAEKAREVACHLLRLDMISDAEIASMTGLTVDTIQQLRLQIAADTPDVQGG
- a CDS encoding alkaline phosphatase D family protein produces the protein MPPIDRRNFIRHAIFGSSALASGLLTGCNNDDNDSATTATAASFTHGIASGDPLADRVILWTRVLPSANATSTSVTWEVASDAAFANVVSKGETKTDAARDYTVKVDATGLTAGNTYYYRFKADGSTSPVGKTRTLPQASPDEVKLAVFSCANYPAGYFHVYAEAAKREDLFAAIHLGDYIYEYPAGADQYASADAAKLGRVSLPANELVKIDDYRQRYAQYRSDKDLQAVHAKLPFICIWDDHEIANDTWKDGAENHTTATEGDFALRRAAALKAWQEWLPVREQDASNPLRAYRSFDFGTLLSLHMLDTRAGGRDKQLDYATYIDPTTGAFNATTFAADMADPTRQLLGAEQMTWLQSQLAASGATWQVLGQQILMGKMYLPSPLLTPTPQKPTVSFAQYGVLAVAFITYQTLVARLTAAGTPVTPENLLAAGMTTAQLTIVNDPVNQAIIAAPSIPYNLDAWDGYAVARETVFGTARALDKNVVVLSGDTHNAWASDLQDVSGNAIGVEFATPSVSSPGLEEYIPDTKPAELAAGVQQLIPTLAYADTAQRGYMVLSVNATEAKADWYFVSSVKTSTYTTKLEKSLKTTVAGAGKRKLVRS
- a CDS encoding DUF4388 domain-containing protein; amino-acid sequence: MPNRDYHPYLVLWNGLMDAVVQKLSGTLLIATHDNASCRFALEQGRLTHCTFSRLHGEDALIAFTTIQGGRYSFHQQTYPFRSVAMVAHERAVELLGLPAEPEAKPSAPAGLKPVSGSLLTKEEMEALFGKFYFE